In the genome of Zobellia nedashkovskayae, the window TTCGCAGGAATTGAGTGCAGAAGGTGGAAAAGTTTTTGCCTTACAGGAGAAACGTTTTAAGGAAGATTTAAAATCTTCAACTATCTCTAAAAGTACTTCAAGAATTGTCTATTTTCCAAATTCAAGCGGAAAAATGGTTGCATATAGCGTGAAAGAAACGCCTGTTTTGTCTGAAGCTCTTTCAAAAAAATACCCTGAAATAAAATCTTTTTCTGGTCAAGCCGTAAATAATAGAGAGAATCGTATAAGATTCAGTATTTCTCAGAAAGATGTGCAGGCCATGATTGTGTCCGCCAATAAAGATGAAAGTAGCTTTATAGAAAAGGTAGATGACGATAAATATATTGTATACTCTAGAAGTGCTAAGGCCGCAGATGAAGAAGATTTTATCTGTAGCACTCAAGAAAAGGTATTATCTGCTGGGGCTAACCTAACGGCCAAACCTCTTGACGGGCGTGTACTCCGGAAATATAGATTAGCAGTTTCTGCTACTGCTGAATATACTGAATATCATGGAGGTACGGTTGTAGATGCATTGGCAGCGATCAACGCCACTATAACCAGAATTAATGAGGTTTTTGAAACAGATTTAGCTGTTCGTCTTGAACTTGTTGCTGACACGGATAAAATTATTTATACCAATGCTGCTACAGACCCTTATAAAAGTTCTGATCCCAATCAAACCACGGTAAGTTTGAGTTTGTTAGGCGGCCAGGCCCAAGCTACACTCACTAGTGAGATAGGAGAAACAAATTACGATATTGGGCATGTTTTTCATAAAGGTGAAAACGGCGGTAATGCCGGTTTTATAGGTGCTGTCTGTGTGACCAATAGAAAAGGAAGTGCGTATTCTTCAAGTCAAGTTCCAAAGGGAGATAAATTCGATTTAGATTTTGTAGCTCACGAAATGGGGCATCAATTGGGGGCAAACCATACTTGGTCTTACGAGTTTGAGGGAACCTTAGTTCAGGTAGAACCTGGTAGCGGTTCTACTATTATGGGTTACGCAGGTATAACAGACGTAAATGATGTGGCTGCTAGAGGAGATGATTATTTTCATTACATCAGTATAAAACAAATTATAGAAAATCTAGAGACTAAAACTTGTGGAGAGGTAGTAGGTATTACAAATAATCCACCAGTAGTTACTGATTTAGAAGATTACGTCATTCCAAAATCTACTGCTTTTGTATTAGAAGGTATTGCTACCGACCCTGATGTAGGGGATGTTCTTACCTATACATGGGAGCAGATAGATAATGGTGTTGTTACCCAAGCCTCTTTTGGCCCCAATAATGCTAGCGGAGCAAATTTCAGGTCTAGACTACCAAGTTTAGCTCCTATAAGATATTTTCCAATGCTCTCACAAGTGGTTATAGGTAATTTAACCCAGACCTTTCCTACTAGAGGTTCTGCTTGGGAAACAGTGTCAGATGTTGAGAGAGATATGAATTTTGCATTCTCCGTAAGGGACAATGCACCGGGAGGAGGACAAGTAGTGTCGGAACTAACGAATATTGCCGTTGTTAATAGTGCAGGTCCTTTTCAGGTTACCTCACAAGCGGTTGCAGAAACTTATGTGGCCGGTGAAATAATGCAAATAGATTGGGATGTTGCAGGAACGGATATATTGCCTATTGCAACTAAAAATGTGGAAATTATACTTTCTGTTGATGGAGGTGTGACTTTTACGGTTCCCTTAGCTTCGGGAGTAGACAATGACGGGTCTCATAAAGTTGTGGTTCCAGGAGTTGCCGCTGAGAAGGCTCGCATTATGGTCAAGGCATCCGATAATGTCTATTATGCTGTAAATTCAACAGATTTTAGTATTGAAGCTTCACAGTTTGTGATGAATTTTTCAGAGCTAGAATATGAAGCATGTCATTTTGATGATCTTATTATTCCTTTTATTTACGAAGCGTATTTAGATTTTGACGAAGAGGTTGTTTTTACAGTGACAGATGCACCGGAAAATTTAGGAATTACTTTTATGCCAGATACCGTATCTGTGGATGGAACAAGAATAGATATGTTGCTGGAGAATACGGAAAATGTTATAGAAGGTGCTTATTCATTAAATGTTATGGCAGTTTCGCCAAGTGTTTCAAAGGAGATTACTATAGACTTAAAAATATATGATACAGATTTCCCTGCGGTTGAGTTGTTAGCACCAGCAGATAATTTAGTTGATGCTGCAACAACGGAGCTTTTACAATGGGAAGATGATATTTCTTATACTTCATATGAAGTACATATTGCTACTGATGATGCTTTTGCCAACTTAGTGGAATTAGCTACTGTTACAACAAATAGTTATGTGCCTACTGAACTGGGTAACCAGACCGACTATTACTGGCGTGTGAAACCTATAAATGTTTGTGGAGAAGGAGAATTCAGTATTATCCGTAAGTTTAGTACAATCCAAGTAGACTGTACTAATAAGCGTGCGAGAGACCTTCCTTTGGAAATTAGTGCCGCAGAGAGAACTACGGTAACTTCAAAAATAACCTTCTTTGAAGATTTGAAAGTAGACGGTATTAATGTGAAATTAAATATTGACCATGAATATCTAGAAGATTTAGTAATAACTCTTACATCGCCCAATAATACGGTAGTTCCGTTAATTTCCAGTTCATGTGGAGATCTTGAGAATATAGATGCAACTTTTGACGATGATGCCCCTAACTTTATGTGTGGTGCTACAGCTAACACTGCAATAAGTGGAACTGTAAAGCCGCTTGGTTCACTAAGTTCTTTTAACGGAGAATCTGTATTGGGAGAATGGACCTTAACAGTTATTGATAACGCCGCTAGAGATGGTGGTGTTATCAACGAATTCTCTTTGGATATTTGTGTAGAAGGCGAATTTAGGCCAGATGTTGATAATGATGGTGTTTTTGATGATGGAGATGACCTTTGTTTGAATACTCCTGAGGGTGCCGAAGTAGATTCATCTGGTTGTGAGGTGTACCGCTTTGCTGCTGATAATTTTGAAATTACTGTACAGAGTGAATCTTGTAGGAACAATGATGACGGCATAATAACCATAAGTACTTTGCTGCCTTTGGATTATACAATCTCTATCACAGGGAATAATACTGATGTTACCAATACATTTACCAATGTTTTCTCTCTTTCAAGTTTAACCTCTGGTGTATATACCCTGTGTGTAAACGCTTCTGGCGCTGAGGCTGATTATGAAGAATTCTGTGCGCAAGTAATCGTATCTCAGCCTGATCCTCTGGGCGTTACCTCTTCTATTTCTGCAGATGGAAAGCAGATTATTCTTTCTATGGAAGGAGCAGACGCGTATACAGTAGAACTAAATGGAAAAACCGTATTGACGGATAAGTCAGAGATAACATTAGACCTTCAATCGGGAGGTAATACATTACGTGTATCTACCGGGCTTTCATGTCAGGGTGTTCATGAAGATAGTTTCTTTGTGGGCAGTGATCCAATAGTGTTTCCTAACCCATTTGATACGTATACAAGAGTTGTGTTAGGGACATCTACTGAAAAAGTAAGAATTGATATCTTTACTATAAGTGGAGCCTTGGTGAAAACGGAAGAGGGCACACCTAGAGGCGGGGGAATAGATTTAGATTTCACGTCATTACAATCAGGTATTTATATTGTGAAAGTTAAAGGAGAAACCATTGAAGGAACGGTTAAAGTGATAAAACGATGAGAATACTAACTTTTATAGTATTGGGTTTGGTGCTCTTTTCGGGTTGTAAAAAAGACTCGTCAAATACGCCAGGAAAGGTAAGTTTGGTGGCTCCGGCTAAAAATTCTGAATGTACACCGGTACAAAGTGATGGAGATAATAGTAGCATTGTTCGGTTCAATTGGAATGCTGCCGATCATACCGAAGTTTATGAGTTACAAGTTACCAATTTGAATACAGGAACGGTTCAATACAGAAATACATCTGGCACTGTAGAAACGCTGTCATTGACCAAGGGTACACCATTTTCATGGGTAGTAGTGTCCGAGAATTCAGAAACAACAGCATCTGTTAGTAGTGATTCTTGGTTGTTCTACAATCCGGGATCCGAAATTAGTCATGTGCCTTTTCCCGCAGAATTAACTTTTCCGGTACAGGGTTCTACGGCTTTTAGAGATGTAAATAACGAAATAAGTTTAACGTGGGTCGGTAAAGATTTAGATAATGATATAGAAAGTTATGGAATATACCTTTCTAATGAAAATCCGCCTACAACATTATTGAAAACTACAGATGCAGGGGTGAGCGAGTTAATAGTAGAAGTGGCTACTGATGAAGTTTACTTTTGGAAAGTAGTAACTACTGATGAGGAAGGAAATATCTCTACCAGTACGGTTTCAGAATTTAAGACCCGTTAAATTGATTCATGGTTCGCGCAACACCGGCCAAAACAAAAGATTGAACCAGTTCAGTGGTTTTCTCGAAACGTTCTTTTAGCGCATCTCTTTCTGTTTCACTCCATTCACCTAACACATATTCAACCTGTCTTCCTTTGCCAAAATCTGCTCCTACACCAAATCTAAGGCGGTTGTAGTTTGTGGTCTGTAGAACGTTCTGAATGTCTTTAAGGCCATTATGGCCTCCATTGCTTCCTTTTGTTTTCAAACGCAGTGACCCAAACTCCAAGTTAATATCATCTGTAATTACTAGAACGTTTTCCAAAGGGATATTCTCTTTATCCATCCAATACTTTAATGCCTTGCCGCTGAGGTTCATGTAAGTAGACGGTTTTAAACAAAGTACACTTCGTCCTTTTATTTTGAAAACACCTATGTCACCTAATTTTACGGTCTCAAAAGAAAAATCCAATGCTTTCGCAAGGGCGTCTAAAACTTTAAACCCAATATTATGACGAGTTTCTGAATACTCATTACCTATATTTCCTAGACCAATGATCAGGTATTTTTTCATGTTATTGGTTTCTTCTAGAACACTTTTGTTCTTGTTGAAAATTGATTTTAGAAATTGAAACATAATGCGTTGTTTTTAGAATGTTTGTATTCTTTCGCACGATTATATTCTAAAATAAATGCATACTGCAATTTTGAGTTGTAAAAATACAAAAGCGCCCTAAATTAGGGCGCTTTTTATAAAACTT includes:
- a CDS encoding reprolysin-like metallopeptidase; this translates as MVTKLRLVFSITIAFLSFYASAQSEYWESSSMNKSSYKRVSQELSAEGGKVFALQEKRFKEDLKSSTISKSTSRIVYFPNSSGKMVAYSVKETPVLSEALSKKYPEIKSFSGQAVNNRENRIRFSISQKDVQAMIVSANKDESSFIEKVDDDKYIVYSRSAKAADEEDFICSTQEKVLSAGANLTAKPLDGRVLRKYRLAVSATAEYTEYHGGTVVDALAAINATITRINEVFETDLAVRLELVADTDKIIYTNAATDPYKSSDPNQTTVSLSLLGGQAQATLTSEIGETNYDIGHVFHKGENGGNAGFIGAVCVTNRKGSAYSSSQVPKGDKFDLDFVAHEMGHQLGANHTWSYEFEGTLVQVEPGSGSTIMGYAGITDVNDVAARGDDYFHYISIKQIIENLETKTCGEVVGITNNPPVVTDLEDYVIPKSTAFVLEGIATDPDVGDVLTYTWEQIDNGVVTQASFGPNNASGANFRSRLPSLAPIRYFPMLSQVVIGNLTQTFPTRGSAWETVSDVERDMNFAFSVRDNAPGGGQVVSELTNIAVVNSAGPFQVTSQAVAETYVAGEIMQIDWDVAGTDILPIATKNVEIILSVDGGVTFTVPLASGVDNDGSHKVVVPGVAAEKARIMVKASDNVYYAVNSTDFSIEASQFVMNFSELEYEACHFDDLIIPFIYEAYLDFDEEVVFTVTDAPENLGITFMPDTVSVDGTRIDMLLENTENVIEGAYSLNVMAVSPSVSKEITIDLKIYDTDFPAVELLAPADNLVDAATTELLQWEDDISYTSYEVHIATDDAFANLVELATVTTNSYVPTELGNQTDYYWRVKPINVCGEGEFSIIRKFSTIQVDCTNKRARDLPLEISAAERTTVTSKITFFEDLKVDGINVKLNIDHEYLEDLVITLTSPNNTVVPLISSSCGDLENIDATFDDDAPNFMCGATANTAISGTVKPLGSLSSFNGESVLGEWTLTVIDNAARDGGVINEFSLDICVEGEFRPDVDNDGVFDDGDDLCLNTPEGAEVDSSGCEVYRFAADNFEITVQSESCRNNDDGIITISTLLPLDYTISITGNNTDVTNTFTNVFSLSSLTSGVYTLCVNASGAEADYEEFCAQVIVSQPDPLGVTSSISADGKQIILSMEGADAYTVELNGKTVLTDKSEITLDLQSGGNTLRVSTGLSCQGVHEDSFFVGSDPIVFPNPFDTYTRVVLGTSTEKVRIDIFTISGALVKTEEGTPRGGGIDLDFTSLQSGIYIVKVKGETIEGTVKVIKR
- the pth gene encoding aminoacyl-tRNA hydrolase; this encodes MFQFLKSIFNKNKSVLEETNNMKKYLIIGLGNIGNEYSETRHNIGFKVLDALAKALDFSFETVKLGDIGVFKIKGRSVLCLKPSTYMNLSGKALKYWMDKENIPLENVLVITDDINLEFGSLRLKTKGSNGGHNGLKDIQNVLQTTNYNRLRFGVGADFGKGRQVEYVLGEWSETERDALKERFEKTTELVQSFVLAGVARTMNQFNGS